Genomic window (Deinobacterium chartae):
CTCGCGCAGCTCAACGTCCGGCTCTCCGATAACGACTACACCCCGCGCCTCACCCTCGAGGCGGCCAAGACCCGGCTGCAGATCGCGCAGCGCGACCTGCAAAACGCTCAGAAGGCGGCGGCAAACAGCGTGGTGGATGCCTACCGCGCTGCCCAGGACGCGTATGAGCGCATCGCCATCGAGCAAAAGGACCTGCAAAATGCCCAGACCAGCCTCACGCAGGCGCAGGCACGTTACAAGAGCGGGGTGATCTCGCAGGTGGAACTGCAGACCACCCAGGTGGCCCTGCAAAGCGCCCAGTACGCCTACCGTCAGGCGGTGGACACCTACTGGAAGGCCCTGGCGGCGCTGTCGGTGGCCTCGGGCCTGGATGTGACCGGCCTGGTCGGCGGAGGGCAGTCATGACCGGCGTGAGCGCACCGGTCAAGGCGCGCCGGGGCCGCCTGCCCCGCGCCCTGATCGTCGGCGTGGCCCTGGCCGTGCTGGGCGCGGGCGGCTACGCCGGGTACCGGCACTTCAGCGCCGCACCCGCAAGCGCGCAGACGGCCCGGCAGACCGCCACCGTCGCCCGCGGCGACTTGCGCCTCAGCGTCAGCGGACCGGGCACCATCGCCGCCGCCGTGACCCACACGGTACAGCCCCAGGTCACCGGGCGCATCCTCAGCCTGCCCGAGGTCGGACAGCGGGTCACCCGGGGCGAACTGGTCGCGCAGATCGATCCGAGCGAAGCGCAGCTCGACGTGACCAACGCCCGGCTGACGCTGCAAAAAGCCGAAGCCACGCTGAACACCCTGAAAGCCAGCCAGGCCACGGCTCGCGCCTCGAGCGAGCAGAGCGCGCGCACCTCGGGCATCAGCGTGCGCACCGCGCAGCTCAGCCTCGAGGCGGCCCGTCAGACCCTCGAGGCGAACGAGCGGCTGTACGCCATCGGCGGTCTGTCGCGCCAGGAGCTGGACGCGGCGCGCACCGCCTTTCGCAGGGCGCAGGCCGAGCTCGAGTCGGCGCAGGTCAGCGCGCAGAGTGCCCTCAGCCAGTCGAGCAGCCGCAGCGAATCGGACGCGCAGGACCTCAAGAACGCACAGCTCGCGGTGGAGCAGGCACGGGTGAGCCTGCAGCAGGCGCAGCAGGCCCTGAACCACACCAAGATCTACGCCCCGATCAGCGGCGTGGTGTCCGAGGTACCCCTCACGGTCGGCACCGTCGCCATCGGCAACAGCAGCTCGTCGTCTCAGACGCTGTTCACCGTGATCGACACCTCGAGCGTGGACCTGCCGGTCCAGATCGACGAGACCCAGATCGGCAGCGTTCGGGTCGGACAGACCGCCGAGGTGACCCTCGAGGCCCTGGCGGATCAGGTGTTCCAGGGCGAGGTCACGACCGTCTCCCCCGCCGCCAGCGTAGAGAACAACATCGCCGTCTTCACGGTCACCGTGCGCCTCCCCAACCCCGAGGGCCTGCTCAAGCCGGGCATGACCGCCGAAGCCGAAATCATCCGCCAGCAGGAGCGCGGGGTGCTGCTCGTTCCCAAACGCGCGGTCCAGGGCGTGCGGGGCCGCAGCTACGTGCAGGTGGCGGGCGCGGGCGGCGAGCCCGAGCGCCGCCGGATTGAGACCGGCGCGGACGACGGCAGCAACGTGATCGTCACCTCGGGCCTCGAGGCGGGCGAGACCGTGCTGCTTCCCGTCGGCGCGCGCACGGGGGGAGCGGCGTCCTCCGGCGGTCAGATCCGGCAGGGCGGCACCTTCATCGTTCCGGGCGGCGCGGGCGGCCCGCCTCCGGGAGCGTTCTGATGACCGCGCCAAGCGTCATTCACCTCGAGGGCATCCGCAAGGTCTACACGAGCGGCGACGTGGAGTTTCAGGCACTCAAGGGCGTGAGCCTGGACATTCAGGCCGGGGAGATGGTGTCGCTGATGGGACCGTCGGGCAGCGGCAAGACCACGCTGATGCAGATCATCGGGCTGCTCGACCGACCCGATGGCGGCACGTACCGCCTGAGCGGGCGCGACGTGACCGACCTGAGCGAGAACGA
Coding sequences:
- a CDS encoding efflux RND transporter periplasmic adaptor subunit — encoded protein: MTGVSAPVKARRGRLPRALIVGVALAVLGAGGYAGYRHFSAAPASAQTARQTATVARGDLRLSVSGPGTIAAAVTHTVQPQVTGRILSLPEVGQRVTRGELVAQIDPSEAQLDVTNARLTLQKAEATLNTLKASQATARASSEQSARTSGISVRTAQLSLEAARQTLEANERLYAIGGLSRQELDAARTAFRRAQAELESAQVSAQSALSQSSSRSESDAQDLKNAQLAVEQARVSLQQAQQALNHTKIYAPISGVVSEVPLTVGTVAIGNSSSSSQTLFTVIDTSSVDLPVQIDETQIGSVRVGQTAEVTLEALADQVFQGEVTTVSPAASVENNIAVFTVTVRLPNPEGLLKPGMTAEAEIIRQQERGVLLVPKRAVQGVRGRSYVQVAGAGGEPERRRIETGADDGSNVIVTSGLEAGETVLLPVGARTGGAASSGGQIRQGGTFIVPGGAGGPPPGAF